From the Billgrantia sulfidoxydans genome, one window contains:
- a CDS encoding heavy metal translocating P-type ATPase: MTVTLRKITLTVPGMGSEHCAGIVRQTLQRQYGVGEVQTNIASHRVSVSVEPDGPDGNVLKRAVEGAGYDVAAVNDGASSRQFRLTVPGMGSDHCAGIIRDTLKRLDGVTRIDTNIAGHRVSVTIEAGGPDGNRLKQAIEGAGYDVAAVSGQAEEDGEAVAAIEEGYLRQARKRLWIAGVPTTLIMILMMPHMFWQPIPGYLAIVALLAFPVVFLHGGAATHRSSWRSLKNGTFNMDVLISMGSLPPYLIGLVGFVYPMTSFIEMAATIMTFHLLGRYLEALAKGRASQAIRRLLTLGAKTARVERDGEEVEVPVKELEPGDVMIVRPGDKIPTDGDVVDGESHLDESIATGESIPVYKGPGDSVIGATINKEGRLRVRATRVGGDTFLSQVVRLIDQAQGSRVPIQEFADRMTGRFVPAVLLISLASLAAWLLFPDVLRPILDWGAGFLPWVNPDAGTPVLALIAAIAVLVIACPCALGLATPTALMVGSGIGAERGILIRSGEAIQTFKDIKVMVLDKTGTITRGEPKLTEVVTAAGVEERELLTLAASVENASEHPIARAIVDGSVERGIKPGEVTEFRSTGARGVSGRIDGKQVLIGNRRLLEEQGIEGLEALDEAMRRLEAKGRTAVIVAADGRATGIVAVADTLKEESVEAIRGMHALGLHVVMITGDNERAARAVADEVGIDEVQAGVLPEGKVDAIRALQRKHGNHVAMVGDGINDAAALKQANVGIAIGAGADVAIEAADVTLVRGELSGVVEAMHLSRATFGKIVQNLLWASGYNVAAIPMAAAGLLHPMIGVIAMTASSLSVIGNSLLLKRRYARIHKGDTP; this comes from the coding sequence ATGACTGTGACTTTGCGAAAGATAACCCTGACGGTACCCGGCATGGGCAGCGAACACTGTGCCGGCATCGTGCGCCAGACGCTCCAGCGCCAGTACGGCGTGGGGGAGGTCCAGACCAATATCGCCAGCCACCGGGTCAGTGTCAGCGTTGAGCCGGACGGACCCGATGGCAACGTCCTGAAAAGGGCCGTGGAGGGCGCCGGCTACGATGTTGCGGCGGTCAACGACGGCGCGAGCTCCCGACAGTTCCGCCTCACGGTGCCGGGCATGGGCTCGGACCACTGTGCCGGGATCATCCGGGATACGCTGAAAAGGCTCGACGGGGTCACCAGGATCGACACCAACATCGCCGGCCACCGGGTCAGCGTCACCATTGAGGCAGGCGGCCCGGATGGCAACCGGCTGAAGCAGGCCATCGAAGGTGCCGGCTACGACGTCGCCGCGGTGAGCGGGCAGGCCGAGGAAGATGGCGAGGCCGTTGCCGCCATCGAGGAAGGCTACCTGCGCCAGGCGCGCAAGCGGCTGTGGATCGCCGGCGTGCCTACCACGCTGATCATGATCCTGATGATGCCGCACATGTTCTGGCAGCCGATCCCCGGCTACCTGGCCATCGTCGCCCTGCTCGCCTTCCCGGTCGTCTTTCTCCATGGCGGTGCGGCCACCCATCGCTCGAGCTGGCGCTCGCTGAAGAATGGTACTTTCAACATGGACGTGCTGATCTCCATGGGCAGCCTGCCACCCTACCTGATCGGTCTGGTCGGCTTCGTCTACCCGATGACCTCGTTCATCGAGATGGCGGCCACCATCATGACCTTCCACCTGCTGGGGCGCTATCTCGAGGCACTGGCCAAGGGCCGTGCCTCCCAGGCCATTCGCCGCCTGCTCACCCTGGGCGCCAAGACGGCCCGGGTCGAGCGCGACGGCGAGGAGGTCGAGGTGCCGGTGAAGGAGCTCGAACCGGGCGACGTCATGATCGTGCGCCCGGGCGACAAGATTCCCACCGATGGCGACGTGGTCGATGGCGAGAGCCACCTCGACGAATCCATCGCTACCGGCGAATCGATACCGGTCTACAAGGGCCCCGGCGACAGCGTGATCGGCGCCACCATCAACAAGGAGGGGCGGCTACGGGTAAGGGCCACCCGGGTCGGTGGCGACACCTTCCTCTCCCAGGTGGTGCGCCTGATCGATCAGGCGCAGGGCTCGCGGGTGCCCATCCAGGAGTTCGCCGACCGCATGACCGGGCGCTTCGTGCCGGCAGTGCTGCTGATCTCACTGGCAAGCCTGGCCGCCTGGCTGCTGTTCCCCGATGTCCTGCGCCCGATCCTCGACTGGGGCGCAGGCTTCCTGCCCTGGGTCAACCCGGACGCCGGCACACCGGTGCTGGCGCTCATCGCCGCCATCGCCGTACTGGTCATCGCCTGCCCCTGTGCGCTGGGGCTGGCCACGCCGACGGCGCTGATGGTGGGCTCCGGCATCGGCGCCGAGCGCGGCATCCTGATCCGCTCCGGCGAGGCGATCCAGACCTTCAAGGACATCAAGGTCATGGTGCTCGACAAGACCGGGACCATTACTCGCGGCGAGCCGAAGCTGACCGAGGTGGTCACGGCGGCAGGGGTCGAAGAGAGGGAGCTGCTGACGCTGGCGGCAAGCGTCGAGAACGCCTCGGAGCACCCCATCGCCCGCGCCATCGTCGACGGGTCCGTCGAGCGCGGTATCAAGCCCGGTGAAGTCACCGAGTTCCGTTCCACCGGCGCCCGCGGTGTCTCCGGCAGAATCGATGGCAAGCAGGTGCTGATCGGCAACCGCCGGCTGCTCGAGGAGCAGGGCATCGAGGGACTGGAGGCGCTGGACGAGGCGATGCGCCGGCTCGAAGCCAAGGGGCGCACCGCCGTCATCGTCGCCGCCGATGGCCGGGCCACGGGCATCGTGGCGGTGGCCGACACGCTCAAGGAGGAGTCGGTCGAGGCTATCCGCGGCATGCATGCGCTCGGCCTGCACGTGGTGATGATCACCGGCGACAACGAGCGCGCCGCGCGAGCCGTGGCCGACGAGGTCGGCATCGACGAGGTCCAGGCCGGCGTGCTGCCGGAGGGCAAGGTCGATGCCATCCGCGCGCTGCAGCGCAAGCACGGCAATCACGTGGCCATGGTGGGCGACGGCATCAACGACGCCGCTGCCCTCAAGCAGGCCAACGTCGGTATCGCCATCGGTGCCGGTGCCGACGTGGCCATCGAGGCCGCCGACGTGACACTGGTGCGCGGCGAACTGAGCGGCGTGGTGGAGGCCATGCATCTTTCCCGCGCCACCTTCGGCAAGATCGTGCAGAACCTGCTCTGGGCCAGCGGCTACAACGTGGCCGCCATCCCCATGGCCGCCGCCGGCCTGCTCCACCCCATGATCGGCGTGATCGCCATGACCGCCAGCTCGCTGTCGGTGATCGGCAATTCGCTGCTGCTCAAGCGCCGTTATGCGCGCATCCACAAGGGAGACACGCCATGA
- a CDS encoding cupredoxin domain-containing protein, whose translation MYKSLFAALVTLWSANALAAPGHQANGTQPADEAKVDRVIQVEAEEMMFGPEALTVSPGETVKFEIHNSGALPHEFVIGDRAAQEEHRRMMQEMGGHGHGHGDHGGHDMAEGEHGGNMPAVTIAPGETAMLVWTAPEGAGQLEYACNIPGHYEAGMVGQIDFEG comes from the coding sequence ATGTACAAGTCGCTTTTTGCAGCCCTGGTCACCCTCTGGTCGGCCAACGCCCTGGCGGCCCCCGGTCACCAGGCCAACGGTACGCAACCGGCCGACGAGGCGAAGGTGGATCGCGTCATCCAGGTCGAGGCGGAAGAGATGATGTTCGGTCCCGAGGCATTGACTGTCTCACCGGGCGAAACGGTGAAGTTCGAGATCCATAACAGCGGGGCCCTCCCGCACGAGTTCGTCATTGGCGACCGGGCGGCTCAGGAGGAGCACCGTCGCATGATGCAGGAGATGGGTGGCCACGGTCACGGCCATGGTGATCATGGCGGCCACGACATGGCCGAGGGCGAGCATGGCGGCAACATGCCTGCCGTGACCATTGCTCCCGGCGAGACTGCCATGCTCGTCTGGACGGCGCCCGAGGGGGCAGGCCAGTTGGAGTACGCCTGCAACATCCCCGGGCACTACGAAGCCGGCATGGTGGGGCAGATCGACTTCGAGGGATGA
- a CDS encoding DUF2933 domain-containing protein, with the protein MNRLRSTPPLQEDHDHDGPRSAERPRGARSRGLHAWMMPLCLVLMGSAFLLLLWRGETAGGAWLLLPMLLCLGMHLLMHRHDHHRDE; encoded by the coding sequence ATGAACCGTCTTCGCTCCACTCCTCCCCTGCAGGAGGATCACGACCACGATGGGCCACGCTCGGCGGAACGGCCGCGGGGCGCCCGCTCGCGGGGGCTGCATGCCTGGATGATGCCGCTTTGCCTGGTGCTGATGGGGAGCGCCTTCCTGCTGCTCCTGTGGCGCGGCGAGACCGCCGGCGGCGCCTGGCTGCTGCTGCCCATGCTGCTGTGCCTGGGCATGCACCTGCTGATGCATCGCCACGACCACCACCGGGACGAATGA
- a CDS encoding Spy/CpxP family protein refolding chaperone, giving the protein MISRLSLCFCLGLALGAMASAATAQEVNSGTASVDVASPGMMSGDMGSGMMSGMMGGGMMGGGMMSGMMGGGMMSGMMGGGRMSGMMGGGRMPCPMMGGGSKGALPMLDQAQRSELRELIHEHRPAQLQRLGQLMNLRDDMAVALQAERPELETLQALHARMAELQGEMLTERVRLQHRLQDLMTEEQRQPAAPETVAPDDHEAHH; this is encoded by the coding sequence ATGATATCCCGACTTTCCCTCTGCTTCTGCCTCGGCCTGGCACTGGGCGCCATGGCAAGCGCCGCCACGGCTCAGGAGGTTAACTCCGGCACGGCAAGTGTCGACGTGGCAAGCCCCGGCATGATGAGCGGCGACATGGGTTCCGGCATGATGAGCGGCATGATGGGTGGCGGCATGATGGGTGGCGGCATGATGAGCGGCATGATGGGTGGCGGCATGATGAGCGGCATGATGGGTGGCGGCAGGATGAGCGGCATGATGGGTGGCGGCAGGATGCCCTGCCCCATGATGGGCGGAGGATCCAAGGGCGCCTTGCCCATGCTCGACCAGGCGCAGCGCAGCGAACTACGCGAGTTGATCCACGAGCATCGCCCTGCCCAGCTGCAGCGTCTGGGGCAACTGATGAACCTCCGCGACGACATGGCCGTCGCTCTGCAAGCCGAACGCCCCGAACTGGAAACCCTCCAGGCGCTTCATGCCCGGATGGCGGAGCTGCAAGGCGAGATGCTGACGGAAAGGGTACGTCTGCAGCACCGTCTTCAGGACCTCATGACCGAGGAGCAGCGGCAGCCGGCCGCGCCCGAGACGGTCGCGCCCGATGACCATGAAGCCCACCACTGA
- the trkI gene encoding Trk system potassium transporter TrkI: MRIAAQGANGLGLRLRYHWRNWSPVLKVISVLWAVLAIFMAVPWIVLVVERDPDARAFGLSMLLVLAAVGLVWLSTLRTPIELKPWQMFVLTTLSWVTVSGFASLPLVLGAPQLSPTNAVFESVSAITTTGSTVLTKIDTLSDGLKLWRGIMQWLGGIGIIVMGIAILPFLKVGGMRLFHTESSDWSDKVMPRTGGIAKATLGIYCGFTLLAMLAYWLGGMTPLDAVVHGMTSLATGGFANSDASFGAYAGQPHLLWLGSLFMLLGALPFVLYIRVLRGSRTALWRDQQVQGLLLLLALVILVLSLWLVWLGTPPFEALTHVTFNVISVVTTTGYASDDYSLWGSLAYVAFFYLTFVGGCSGSTSGGMKIFRFQVATILLRNQLRFLVHSHGVFASRYNGQPLTDDITRGVVAFSFFFFLTIAGLALGLALMGLDFTTALSGAATAVANVGPGLGDIIGPAGNFAPLPDAAKWLLCVGMLLGRLEILTVLVLLTPMFWRK, translated from the coding sequence ATGCGTATCGCCGCTCAGGGTGCGAATGGATTAGGCTTACGGCTCAGGTACCACTGGCGCAATTGGTCGCCGGTGCTGAAGGTGATCTCCGTCCTGTGGGCGGTATTGGCCATCTTCATGGCCGTTCCTTGGATCGTCCTGGTCGTCGAACGAGATCCCGATGCCCGCGCCTTCGGGCTGTCGATGCTGCTGGTGCTGGCGGCGGTTGGCCTGGTGTGGCTGTCCACGCTGCGCACCCCGATCGAACTCAAGCCGTGGCAGATGTTCGTGCTGACCACCCTGAGCTGGGTCACTGTCAGCGGCTTTGCCAGCCTGCCGTTGGTGCTGGGGGCGCCGCAGTTGTCACCGACCAACGCCGTGTTCGAGTCGGTTTCGGCGATCACCACGACCGGCTCCACCGTGCTGACGAAAATCGATACGCTCTCCGATGGTCTGAAGCTCTGGCGGGGCATCATGCAGTGGCTGGGCGGCATCGGCATCATCGTCATGGGCATCGCCATCCTGCCGTTCCTCAAGGTCGGGGGGATGCGCCTGTTCCACACCGAGTCGTCCGATTGGTCAGACAAGGTCATGCCACGCACCGGAGGCATCGCCAAAGCCACTCTCGGTATCTACTGTGGCTTCACCCTGCTCGCCATGCTGGCCTACTGGCTGGGAGGCATGACGCCGTTGGATGCCGTCGTGCACGGCATGACGTCGCTCGCCACCGGGGGCTTCGCCAACTCCGATGCCTCCTTCGGCGCGTATGCCGGCCAGCCACACCTGCTGTGGCTGGGGTCGCTGTTCATGCTGCTTGGGGCGCTGCCCTTCGTGCTCTATATCCGCGTGCTGCGTGGCTCGCGAACGGCGCTCTGGCGTGACCAGCAGGTCCAGGGTCTGCTGCTGTTGCTGGCGCTGGTCATCCTGGTGCTCTCGCTGTGGCTGGTCTGGCTCGGCACACCGCCATTCGAGGCGCTGACCCACGTCACCTTCAACGTCATTTCGGTGGTGACCACCACCGGGTATGCTTCCGACGACTACAGTCTGTGGGGATCACTGGCCTATGTGGCCTTCTTCTACCTGACCTTCGTCGGCGGCTGCAGCGGTTCCACCAGCGGGGGCATGAAGATCTTTCGCTTCCAGGTCGCGACCATCCTGTTGCGCAACCAGTTACGTTTCCTGGTCCACTCGCATGGCGTCTTCGCTTCGCGCTACAACGGCCAGCCGCTCACCGACGACATCACGCGCGGTGTGGTGGCATTCTCATTCTTCTTCTTCCTGACCATTGCCGGGCTGGCACTGGGACTCGCGCTGATGGGGCTGGATTTCACCACGGCACTCTCGGGAGCCGCCACGGCCGTGGCCAACGTGGGGCCGGGGCTGGGGGATATCATCGGGCCGGCCGGCAACTTCGCCCCGCTGCCGGACGCCGCGAAGTGGCTGCTGTGCGTGGGCATGCTGCTCGGGAGGCTGGAGATCCTCACGGTGCTGGTGCTGCTGACGCCGATGTTCTGGCGCAAATAG
- a CDS encoding Spy/CpxP family protein refolding chaperone codes for MKLRGIAASLGLATLIFTGSAGAQGMMGGPGYGGPGMGMGPGMMSGQGYDPGMGMGPGMMGGQGFGPGMGMGPGMMGGQGFGPGMGMGPGMMGGQGFGPGMGMGPGMMGGQGFGPGMGMGPGMMGGQGFGPGMGMGPGMMGGQGFGPGMGMGPGMMGGQGFGPCHGAGPGGMWQFLEPDQREDMSALLERHRDAQTERMNQMMELRESAMAQMQEARPDPDAIQELHSRMAQLQGEMMGDRVRLHNAMQDLLTDEQRQQLQQGMPMQRGKPASPSTTE; via the coding sequence ATGAAACTTCGCGGAATCGCCGCCTCTCTCGGCCTTGCCACGCTGATCTTTACCGGCTCGGCTGGGGCGCAGGGCATGATGGGCGGCCCGGGCTACGGCGGCCCCGGCATGGGCATGGGGCCCGGCATGATGAGCGGCCAGGGCTACGACCCCGGCATGGGCATGGGCCCCGGCATGATGGGCGGCCAGGGCTTCGGCCCCGGCATGGGCATGGGCCCCGGCATGATGGGCGGCCAGGGCTTCGGCCCCGGCATGGGCATGGGGCCCGGCATGATGGGCGGCCAGGGCTTCGGCCCCGGCATGGGTATGGGCCCCGGCATGATGGGCGGCCAGGGCTTCGGCCCCGGCATGGGCATGGGCCCCGGCATGATGGGCGGCCAGGGCTTCGGCCCCGGCATGGGCATGGGCCCCGGCATGATGGGCGGCCAGGGCTTCGGCCCCGGCATGGGCATGGGGCCCGGCATGATGGGCGGCCAGGGATTCGGACCCTGCCATGGCGCGGGACCAGGGGGGATGTGGCAATTCCTCGAACCCGATCAACGCGAGGATATGAGCGCCCTGTTGGAACGGCATCGCGACGCACAGACCGAGCGCATGAACCAGATGATGGAACTGCGCGAGTCGGCAATGGCACAGATGCAAGAGGCCAGGCCCGATCCCGACGCCATCCAGGAACTGCACAGCCGCATGGCTCAGCTTCAGGGCGAGATGATGGGTGACCGGGTGCGCCTGCACAACGCCATGCAGGATCTGCTCACCGATGAGCAGCGTCAGCAGCTGCAGCAGGGCATGCCGATGCAGCGCGGAAAGCCGGCGTCTCCCTCCACTACGGAGTGA
- a CDS encoding ATP-binding protein, which produces MQRVTQDASRPAPVDSRRPQMLVALGGRSEEDAALARAAHRYAQREGIRWWAVHVDDGRSAPRQRLALDQVLALVNRLGGEVRILQGAGRARELHEYAVEQGVATLMVGRTRPSGWRIWRRPLAERLLRYGGTYDLVVVAEARQRRRFRPARRRHSPGWREGWVVAGSFLVAVVVAWALEFWLELANLSLIFLAAVLASATLAGTRAAMITAALGFLAFNFLFTRPRFSLAMVEREQLLTVIFFLLVAVVVGQLAGSGRHRLMALRSSREQSHRLLTFSRALSVATDREQVRDVGITTLERWLGVPVVFLDEDGEGTGLAVRSAVPPNARLGAQEEAAAVWSWQQRKPSGAGTATQSALRWRFIPLVEQERVLGIVGLELAVRERPLGPDQETLVTTLTRQLGMALERTRLVAELGASRLSEENERLRSALLSSVSHDLRTPLASIIGSASSLRELEPQLSRADRRELLDGILAESERLDRYIQNLLDMTRLGHGSLKLERDWVSFDDLVTAALKRLGTTLETVRIEREGADGLPLLYVHPALIEQALVNVIDNAVRFSPTNGRVTIRAGLDEAREWLEVRITDEGPGIPPAQRGAVFDMFITGGEGDRGPHGSGLGLAICRGMLGAHGGSVEALPGPDGRGTTIVMRLPLAAQEERSRDDD; this is translated from the coding sequence ATGCAACGAGTGACGCAGGACGCGTCCCGCCCCGCCCCGGTAGACTCGCGGCGACCGCAAATGCTGGTGGCCCTGGGCGGGAGGAGTGAGGAGGATGCCGCTCTGGCCAGGGCGGCACACCGCTACGCGCAGCGTGAAGGTATACGATGGTGGGCCGTGCACGTGGACGACGGCCGCAGCGCGCCCAGGCAGCGGCTGGCGCTGGACCAGGTCCTGGCGCTGGTGAATCGGCTGGGCGGCGAGGTACGCATTCTGCAGGGGGCGGGACGCGCACGCGAACTGCACGAGTATGCCGTGGAGCAGGGCGTTGCCACGCTGATGGTGGGACGCACGCGTCCTTCGGGTTGGCGCATCTGGCGTCGCCCGCTGGCGGAGCGGCTGCTGCGCTATGGGGGAACCTATGATCTGGTGGTCGTTGCCGAGGCCCGCCAGCGGCGTCGCTTCCGCCCCGCTCGCCGTCGCCATTCGCCCGGGTGGCGCGAAGGCTGGGTCGTGGCCGGTAGCTTTCTCGTCGCCGTGGTCGTGGCGTGGGCGCTCGAGTTCTGGCTGGAGCTGGCCAACCTGTCGCTGATCTTCCTCGCCGCGGTGCTGGCCAGTGCCACCCTGGCGGGAACCCGTGCCGCCATGATCACCGCTGCCCTCGGGTTTCTTGCGTTCAACTTCCTGTTCACCCGGCCGCGGTTCTCCCTGGCGATGGTCGAACGCGAACAGCTGCTGACCGTGATCTTCTTCCTGCTGGTAGCGGTGGTGGTGGGGCAGCTTGCGGGCAGCGGCCGCCATCGTCTGATGGCGCTGCGCAGCAGTCGCGAGCAGAGCCACAGGTTGCTGACCTTTTCCCGTGCGCTCTCGGTTGCCACCGACCGCGAGCAGGTGCGTGACGTCGGCATCACCACCCTGGAGCGCTGGCTGGGCGTGCCGGTGGTGTTTCTCGACGAGGACGGTGAAGGGACCGGCCTGGCGGTGCGCAGTGCAGTTCCGCCCAATGCCCGGCTTGGCGCGCAGGAGGAGGCCGCCGCGGTATGGAGCTGGCAGCAGCGCAAGCCGAGCGGCGCCGGCACGGCCACCCAGAGCGCGCTGCGCTGGCGCTTCATTCCGCTGGTCGAACAGGAACGCGTGCTGGGCATCGTGGGGCTCGAGCTCGCCGTGCGCGAGCGACCGCTCGGCCCCGACCAGGAGACGCTGGTCACCACCCTGACGCGCCAGCTCGGCATGGCGCTGGAGCGCACGCGCCTGGTGGCCGAGCTGGGTGCCTCGCGGCTCTCGGAAGAGAACGAGCGATTGCGTTCGGCACTGCTGTCATCGGTATCGCACGACTTGCGCACGCCACTTGCCTCGATCATCGGTTCGGCCAGTTCGCTGAGAGAGCTCGAGCCGCAGCTCAGCCGCGCCGACAGACGCGAGCTGCTCGATGGCATCCTGGCCGAGAGCGAGCGCCTCGACCGCTATATCCAAAACCTGCTCGACATGACCCGGCTGGGCCATGGCAGCCTCAAGCTCGAGCGTGACTGGGTCTCGTTCGACGACCTGGTGACCGCCGCACTGAAGCGGCTGGGCACCACGCTGGAAACGGTACGCATCGAGCGCGAGGGGGCCGACGGACTGCCGCTGCTCTATGTCCATCCGGCACTGATCGAGCAAGCGCTGGTCAACGTCATCGACAACGCCGTGCGCTTCTCCCCGACGAACGGTCGAGTGACAATCCGCGCCGGGCTCGACGAGGCCCGCGAGTGGCTGGAGGTCCGTATTACCGACGAAGGGCCGGGTATCCCCCCGGCACAGCGCGGTGCGGTGTTCGACATGTTCATCACCGGCGGTGAGGGTGACCGCGGACCGCACGGCAGCGGCCTGGGCCTGGCCATCTGCCGTGGCATGCTGGGCGCCCACGGGGGGAGCGTCGAAGCGCTGCCCGGTCCCGATGGCAGGGGCACGACCATCGTCATGCGTCTGCCGCTGGCAGCGCAGGAGGAGCGTAGCCGCGATGACGACTGA
- a CDS encoding L,D-transpeptidase family protein, producing the protein MSGLLPLLLAMLWALPLMAAEDEQAEGEWPKGHYPLPERGDVIGEDYIVEARDEETLLDIAREHNVGYQEIRRANPDVSVWMPGEGTEVVIPGRFILPPVEREGIVINVAELRLYYYPPTGEGETPRVETYPIGIGREGFDTPLGKTKTTMNLKDPAWYPPQSVRQEAAERGEEAPAVVPPGPDNPLGRHAILLDIPGYLIHGTNKPDGIGMRASRGCIRMFPEDVASIFERVPVGTQVHLINQPIKAGWDGDMPYVQVYEPLGEQEAGMAAFMETLAMLEGSDDEADTPLNYELLRELLENPSGEVVALTPAPAPEPEEKTEEQESLLWEELAV; encoded by the coding sequence ATGAGTGGGCTGCTCCCGCTGCTGCTGGCCATGCTGTGGGCGTTGCCGCTGATGGCCGCCGAGGACGAACAGGCCGAGGGTGAGTGGCCCAAGGGGCACTACCCGCTACCCGAGCGGGGCGACGTTATCGGCGAGGATTACATCGTAGAGGCGCGTGACGAGGAGACCCTGCTCGACATCGCCCGTGAACACAACGTGGGCTACCAGGAGATTCGCCGCGCCAATCCCGACGTCAGCGTCTGGATGCCGGGCGAAGGCACCGAGGTGGTGATCCCGGGGCGCTTCATCCTGCCGCCGGTGGAGCGGGAGGGGATCGTGATCAACGTCGCCGAGCTCCGGCTGTACTACTATCCGCCGACAGGCGAGGGCGAGACGCCGCGGGTGGAGACCTATCCGATCGGCATCGGGCGCGAGGGCTTCGATACCCCGCTGGGCAAGACCAAGACCACCATGAATCTCAAGGATCCGGCCTGGTACCCGCCCCAGTCGGTGCGCCAGGAGGCCGCCGAGCGTGGCGAGGAGGCGCCCGCCGTGGTGCCGCCGGGGCCCGACAACCCGCTGGGGCGCCACGCCATCCTGCTCGATATCCCCGGCTATCTGATCCACGGCACCAACAAGCCGGATGGCATCGGCATGCGCGCCAGCCGCGGCTGCATTCGCATGTTCCCCGAGGACGTCGCGTCGATCTTCGAACGCGTGCCCGTCGGCACTCAGGTTCACCTCATCAACCAGCCGATCAAGGCCGGCTGGGACGGGGACATGCCCTATGTCCAGGTCTACGAGCCGCTGGGCGAGCAGGAAGCCGGCATGGCCGCGTTCATGGAGACCCTGGCCATGCTCGAAGGCAGCGACGACGAGGCCGACACGCCGTTGAACTACGAGCTGCTGCGCGAACTGCTCGAGAACCCCAGCGGCGAGGTCGTCGCGCTGACACCGGCGCCCGCGCCCGAACCCGAGGAAAAGACCGAGGAGCAGGAGAGCCTGCTGTGGGAGGAGCTGGCGGTCTAG
- a CDS encoding DUF411 domain-containing protein → MNRRATSLLLTASLLIGTASAVHAALPEEATLYKNPQCGCCDEYARQLEERGVSVTIIDDEDLGKIKQEAGLPYGLGSCHTILMGGYAIEGHVPFEAVERLFEERPKVDGIGLAGMPIGTPGMPGPKRDEWNVYQFTDQEPMPFMTL, encoded by the coding sequence ATGAACCGTCGCGCCACTTCCCTGCTGCTCACCGCCAGCCTGCTGATCGGTACCGCCTCGGCCGTTCACGCCGCCCTGCCCGAGGAGGCCACCCTGTACAAGAACCCGCAGTGCGGCTGCTGCGACGAGTACGCGCGCCAGCTCGAGGAACGCGGGGTCTCGGTCACCATCATCGACGACGAGGACCTGGGCAAGATCAAGCAGGAGGCCGGCCTGCCCTACGGACTGGGGTCCTGCCACACCATCCTGATGGGCGGCTACGCCATCGAGGGTCACGTACCCTTCGAAGCGGTGGAGCGGCTGTTCGAGGAGCGACCGAAGGTGGACGGCATCGGTCTGGCCGGCATGCCCATCGGTACGCCCGGCATGCCCGGGCCAAAGCGGGATGAGTGGAACGTCTATCAGTTCACCGACCAGGAGCCCATGCCGTTCATGACGCTGTGA
- a CDS encoding response regulator, whose product MTTERGRILVIDDEPQIRRFLRISLVSQDFAVSEAATGREGLTLAVSQAPDLVLLDLGLPDMDGQHVLDELRRASQVPVIVVSVREQEAEKVRALDSGANDYVTKPFGIQELLARIRALLRQQSSAGSGPGTLRLRRAGLEIDLAARSVTLAGGAVHLTPKEYAVLDQLARHAGRVVTQTQLLRHVWGLSHTHDTHYLRIVISKLRHKLGDDPQSPQLLQTEAGIGYRLLVEPVEKH is encoded by the coding sequence ATGACGACTGAACGAGGCCGCATCCTCGTCATCGATGACGAGCCGCAGATTCGCCGCTTCCTGCGTATCAGCCTGGTGTCCCAGGACTTCGCCGTGAGCGAGGCGGCAACGGGCAGGGAGGGGCTTACGCTCGCCGTTTCCCAGGCCCCGGATCTGGTGCTGCTGGACCTGGGGCTGCCGGACATGGACGGCCAGCACGTGCTCGACGAACTGCGCCGAGCCAGCCAGGTGCCGGTGATCGTGGTATCGGTGCGTGAGCAGGAGGCGGAGAAGGTGCGCGCGCTGGATTCCGGCGCCAACGACTACGTCACCAAGCCGTTCGGTATCCAGGAGCTGCTGGCGCGGATTCGCGCGTTGCTGCGACAGCAGAGCTCGGCAGGAAGCGGCCCGGGTACGCTACGCCTGCGGCGAGCGGGGCTCGAGATCGATCTCGCGGCGCGCAGCGTGACGCTGGCGGGCGGCGCCGTGCATCTCACGCCCAAGGAGTATGCCGTGCTCGACCAACTGGCGCGCCATGCCGGCCGGGTGGTGACCCAGACCCAGCTGCTGCGGCACGTGTGGGGCCTCTCCCACACCCACGACACCCACTACCTGCGTATCGTCATCAGCAAGCTGCGTCACAAGCTGGGCGATGACCCGCAGTCTCCGCAACTGCTGCAGACCGAGGCGGGGATCGGTTACCGGCTGCTGGTCGAACCCGTCGAGAAGCACTGA